The Juglans regia cultivar Chandler chromosome 2, Walnut 2.0, whole genome shotgun sequence genome includes a window with the following:
- the LOC108986085 gene encoding chloride channel protein CLC-f, with product MSGGGGEYSDENHLLNPTNSNNIDEDELEAQEGRSANINDRGGGGAFQDLLKHLDRGFSGRRHSFKRVDVRDNINHHQHHALLNNHNHLNHLNASDANDVLGDSAPPEWALLLIGCLLGLATGLFVAAFNKGVHVIHEWAWAGTPNEGAAWLRLQRLADTWHRILLIPVTGGVTVGMMHGLLEILHQIRQSSSSQRRGFDLVAGVFPTIKAIQAAVTLGTGCSLGPEGPSVDIGKSCANGFSLMMENNRERKIALVAAGAAAGIASGFNAAVAGCFFAIETVLRPLRAENSPPFTTAMIILASVISSTVSNVLLETKSAFTVPAYDLKSAAELPLYLILGMLCGVVSVAFTRLVAWFTKSFDFIKEKFGLPAVVCPALGGLGAGIIALKYPGILYWGFTNVEEILHTGKTASAPGIWLLTQLSAAKVVATALCKGSGLVGGLYAPSLMIGAAVGAVFGGLAAELINYAIPGNAAVAEPQAYALVGMAATLASVCSVPLTSVLLLFELTRDYRILLPLMGAVGLAIWVPSVTNQTKESEAADARGSVRGYTSISPATDEVTWRGTDGRDDLELSVMGDVAEEINDDVLLEELKVYQAMSKNCVKILLAITLKEAIDCMHGNQQKCAAVVDEEDFLEGILTYGDIRRSLSMKPSDTTKSDSRHPDVNTMLVSAVCTRGISYRGQERGILTCYPDTNLAIAKELMEAKGIKQLPVVKRGGESNKGRKRRIVALLHYDSIWNCLREEMNRRKTIYQHRKENNLEEIVTNGH from the exons ATgtcaggaggaggaggagaataCAGCGATGAGAATCATTTGCTGAATCCTACTAATTCAAATAACATAGACGAAGATGAGTTGGAGGCTCAGGAGGGACGTAGCGCTAACATCAACgacagaggaggaggaggtgccTTCCAGGATCTGCTCAAGCATTTGGATCGAGGCTTCTCGGGACGCCGCCACAGTTTCAAGCGCGTCGACGTAAGAGATAATATTAATCATCATCAGCACCATGCATTACTAAACAATCATAATCACCTCAATCATCTCAATGCTTCCGATGCTAACGACGTCCTTGGCGACAGTGCCCCTCCCGAATGGGCTTTGCTCCTTATCGGCTGCCTTCTTGGCCTCGCCACCGGTCTCTTTGTCGCTGCTTTTAACAAGGGg GTGCATGTCATACATGAATGGGCATGGGCTGGTACACCAAATGAGGGTGCTGCTTGGCTTCGTTTGCAGAGATTGGCTGATACTTGGCATCGTATTCTCTTGATACCAGTCACAGGAGGTGTTACTGTGGGCATGATGCATGGTTTACTTGAAATATTGCACCAAATAAGGCAATCAAGCTCCTCTCAAAGAAGAGGTTTTGATTTGGTTGCCGGAGTCTTTCCCACCATAAAGGCTATCCAGGCTGCTGTAACTTTAGGTACTGGTTGTTCTTTGGGTCCTGAAGGCCCCAGTGTAGATATTGGAAAATCATGTGCCAATGGATTCTCATTGATGATGGAAAACAACCGAGAAAGGAAGATAGCACTTGTTGCAGCTGGGGCAGCTGCTGGAATTGCTTCAG GTTTTAATGCAGCAGTTGCTGGTTGTTTTTTTGCAATTGAAACTGTCTTAAGGCCTCTTCGTGCAGAGAACTCTCCTCCTTTTACCACTGCAATGATAATATTGGCCTCTGTTATATCATCAACAGTATCAAATGTTTTACTCGAGACGAAGTCCGCTTTTACGGTGCCTGCATATGACTTGAAATCTGCTGCCG AACTACCTTTATACCTGATATTGGGCATGCTCTGTGGTGTTGTCAGTGTGGCCTTCACTCGCTTGGTTGCTTGGTTCACAAAGTCATTTGACTTCATCAAAGAAAAATTTGGCCTTCCTGCTGTTGTGTGTCCTGCTTTAGGTGGTTTAGGAGCTGGGATAATAGCCCTTAAGTATCCTGGAATACTGTACTGGGGTTTCACAAATGTTGAAGAAATTCTACACACTGGGAAGACTGCTTCAGCTCCTGGAATCTGGCTGTTAACCCAATTATCAGCAGCCAAAGTTGTTGCCACTGCTCTATGCAAGGGATCTGGACTTGTGGGAGGCCTTTATGCGCCAAGTTTAATGATCGGTGCTGCCGTTGGTGCTGTATTTGGAGGCTTAGCTGCAGAACTTATCAATTATGCAATTCCAGGAAATGCCGCTGTCGCTGAGCCACAGGCATATGCTCTG GTTGGCATGGCAGCTACCTTGGCTTCCGTTTGTTCAGTACCCTTGACATCAGTTCTACTCCTGTTTGAGCTGACAAGAGATTACAGGATCTTGCTTCCTCTCATG GGGGCTGTTGGATTAGCAATATGGGTCCCCTCTGTGACAAACCAGACCAAGGAGAGTGAAGCTGCTGATGCACGGGGTTCAGTGAGAGGCTATACTTCTATTTCACCTGCTACCGATGAAGTTACTTGGAGAGGAACCGATGGTAGAGATGATTTAGAACTTTCTGTTATGGGAGATGTTGCTGAAGAAATTAATGATGATGTGCTTCTGGAAGAACTGAAG GTTTACCAGGCCATGTCAAAGAACTGTGTGAAGATTTTGCTGGCGATAACCTTGAAGGAGGCAATAGATTGCATGCATGGTAACCAGCAGAAATGTGCGGCGGTAGTTGATGAGGAAGACTTTTTAGAGGGAATACTAACATATGGTGACATTAGACGATCTCTTTCCATGAAGCCTAGTGATACCACCAAAAGCGATTCAAGACATCcggat GTGAATACAATGCTTGTTTCTGCTGTTTGTACACGAGGAATAAGCTATCGTGGGCAAGAGCGTGGAATTTTAACCTGTTATCCAGATACCAATTTGGCAATTGCCAAGGAGCTTATGGAGGCCAAGGGCATCAAGCAGCTGCCTGTGGTTAAGCGCGGTGGAGAATCCAATAAAGGAAGGAAGCGGAGGATTGTAGCTCTTCTTCATTATGATTCAATCTGGAACTGCCTTAG AGAAGAGATGAATCGCAGGAAAACCATCTATCAGcatagaaaagaaaacaatctTGAGGAGATAGTTACAAATGGCCATTGA